In a genomic window of Melopsittacus undulatus isolate bMelUnd1 chromosome 1, bMelUnd1.mat.Z, whole genome shotgun sequence:
- the THOC1 gene encoding THO complex subunit 1 isoform X2: protein MCAHASGNHRLWPSLLNRGTSTREALNVKSIKPLLNAFNQIPGSENEKKCTLDQAFRVIVEEEIINKAPCENLLAIISLAINGVTEGICTASTPFVLLGDVLDCLPLDQCDRIFTFVEKNVATWKSNTFYSAGKNYLLRMCNDLLRRLSKSQNTVFCGRIQLFLARLFPLSEKSGLNLQSQFNLENVTVFNTNEHESTLGQKHTEEREEGMDVEEGEMGDDEAPTSCSIPIDYNLYRKFWSLQDYFRNPVQCYEKVSWKTFLKYSEEVLAVFKSYKLDDTQASRKKLEELKTGGEHVYFAKFLTSEKLMDLQLSDSNFRRHILLQYLILFQYLKGQVKFKSSNYVLTDEQSLWIEDTTKAVYQLLSENPPDGERFSKMVEHILNTEENWNSWKNEGCPSFVKERSQPEFQLGPPDSKPMRPVRKRPAPEDFLGKGPNKKILMGNEELTRLWNLCPDNMEACKSESREYMPTLEEFFEEAIEQADPENMVENKYKAVNNSNYGWRALRLLARRSPHFFQPTNQQFKSLPEYLENMVIKLAKELPPPSEEIKTGEDEDEEDNDALLKENNESPDVQRDKAMTGDQIEAVANRLGEQWKALAPYLEMKDADIRQIESDSEDMKMRAKQLLVAWQDQEGAHATPENLILALNKAGLGDLAESLSNDTEGGS, encoded by the exons TTGTTGAACAGAGGG ACATCCACCAGAGAGGCCCTGAATGTCAAAAGTATCAAGCCATTATTGAACGCTTTTAACCAGATTCCTGGGAG tgaaaatgaaaagaagtgtACCTTGGATCAAGCTTTTAGAGTTATTGTAGAAGAAGAAATA ATAAACAAAGCTCCATGTGAAAATCTCCTGGCAATTATTTCTCTTGCTATTAATGGAGTCACAGAAG GTATCTGCACTGCATCAACTCCATTTGTGCTTTTGGGGGATGTTCTGGATTGCCTGCCCTTGGATCAGTGTGACAGAATTTTCACTTTTGTGGAGAAGAATGTTGCTACTTGGAAATCA AATACGTTTTACTCTGCAGGGAAAAACTACTTGCTGCGAATGTGCAATG ATCTCCTAAGAAGATTATCTAAGTCACAAAACACAGTCTTCTGTGGAAGAATTCAGCTGTTCTTGGCTAGGTTATTTCCGCTTTCAGAAAAGTCAG GACTTAATTTGCAGAGCCAGTTTAACCTGGAAAATGTCACTGTCTTCAATACCAATGAACATGAGAGCACTCTAGGACAGAAG cACACCgaggagagagaagaaggaaTGGACGTAGAAGAAGGTGAAATGGGAGATGATGAAGCACCAACAAGTTG ttCCATTCCAATAGATTATAACCTGTATAGAAAATTCTGGTCACTTCAAGATTATTTTAGAAATCCTGTGCAGTGCTATGAGAAGGTCTCATGGAAAACTTTCCTTAAG TACTCAGAAGAAGTTTTGGCTGTTTTCAAAAGTTACAAACTGGACGACACACAGGCTTCCCGAAAAAAGTTAGAAGAACTAAAAACAGGAGGAGAACATGTGTATTTTGCAAAGTTCTTAACTAGTGAAAAG CTGATGGATTTACAGCTGAGTGACAGTAACTTTCGCCGTCACATCTTGTTGCAGTACTTAATACTATTTCAGTACCTAAAAGGACAGGTCAAATTTAAAAG TTCAAACTATGTTCTTACAGATGAGCAGTCACTTTGGATTGAAGATACTACAAAAGCGGTTTACCAG CTTCTTTCAGAAAATCCTCCAGATGGGGAAAGATTCTCGAAGATGGTAGAA CATATattaaatactgaagaaaactgGAACTCATGGAAAAATGAGGGCTGCCCAAGTTTTGTCAAAGAAAG ATCTCAGCCAGAGTTTCAGCTTGG ACCTCCTGATTCTAAGCCAATGAGGCCTGTGAGAAAGCGGCCAGCTCCAGAGGACTTCTTAGGAAAAggaccaaacaaaaaaatccttatgGGGAA TGAGGAACTGACCCGCCTTTGGAATTTATGTCCTGATAACATGGAAGCTTGTAAATCAGAGAGTAG ggaaTATATGCCAACATTGGAGGAATTTTTTGAAGAAGCTATTGAACAAGCAGACCCTGAAAACATGGTTGAAAATAAGTATAA GGCTGTGAACAACTCTAACTATGGCTGGAGAGCACTGAGGCTTCTAGCACGCAGAAGTCCCCACTTCTTCCAGCCAACAAACCAGCAATTCAAGAGTTTACCTGAATATCTAGAAAACATGGTAATCAAATTAGCCAAGGAGCTGCCT CCTccttctgaagaaataaaaacaggcgaggatgaagatgaggaagaTAATGATGCgttattaaaggaaaacaatgaaa GTCCAGATGTGCAGAGGGACAAAGCCATGACGGGCGACCAGATCGAGGCAGTTGCGAACAGGCTTGGGGAGCAGTGGAAGGCCCTGGCCCCCTACTTGGAAATGAAGGATGCTGACATCCGGCAGATCGAGTCAGACAGTGAGGACATGAAGATGAGAGCCAAGCAGCTGCTGGTCGCCTGGCAGGACCAGGAGGGCGCTCATGCCACCCCTGAGAACCTGATTCTGGCGCTGAACAAAGCTGGGTTAGGTGACCTTGCAGAAAGCCTGAGCAACGACACTGAGGGTGGCAGCTAA
- the THOC1 gene encoding THO complex subunit 1 isoform X3, translating to MSPPLFSLPEARHRFTTSTREALNVKSIKPLLNAFNQIPGSENEKKCTLDQAFRVIVEEEIINKAPCENLLAIISLAINGVTEGICTASTPFVLLGDVLDCLPLDQCDRIFTFVEKNVATWKSNTFYSAGKNYLLRMCNDLLRRLSKSQNTVFCGRIQLFLARLFPLSEKSGLNLQSQFNLENVTVFNTNEHESTLGQKHTEEREEGMDVEEGEMGDDEAPTSCSIPIDYNLYRKFWSLQDYFRNPVQCYEKVSWKTFLKYSEEVLAVFKSYKLDDTQASRKKLEELKTGGEHVYFAKFLTSEKLMDLQLSDSNFRRHILLQYLILFQYLKGQVKFKSSNYVLTDEQSLWIEDTTKAVYQLLSENPPDGERFSKMVEHILNTEENWNSWKNEGCPSFVKERSQPEFQLGPPDSKPMRPVRKRPAPEDFLGKGPNKKILMGNEELTRLWNLCPDNMEACKSESREYMPTLEEFFEEAIEQADPENMVENKYKAVNNSNYGWRALRLLARRSPHFFQPTNQQFKSLPEYLENMVIKLAKELPPPSEEIKTGEDEDEEDNDALLKENNESPDVQRDKAMTGDQIEAVANRLGEQWKALAPYLEMKDADIRQIESDSEDMKMRAKQLLVAWQDQEGAHATPENLILALNKAGLGDLAESLSNDTEGGS from the exons ACATCCACCAGAGAGGCCCTGAATGTCAAAAGTATCAAGCCATTATTGAACGCTTTTAACCAGATTCCTGGGAG tgaaaatgaaaagaagtgtACCTTGGATCAAGCTTTTAGAGTTATTGTAGAAGAAGAAATA ATAAACAAAGCTCCATGTGAAAATCTCCTGGCAATTATTTCTCTTGCTATTAATGGAGTCACAGAAG GTATCTGCACTGCATCAACTCCATTTGTGCTTTTGGGGGATGTTCTGGATTGCCTGCCCTTGGATCAGTGTGACAGAATTTTCACTTTTGTGGAGAAGAATGTTGCTACTTGGAAATCA AATACGTTTTACTCTGCAGGGAAAAACTACTTGCTGCGAATGTGCAATG ATCTCCTAAGAAGATTATCTAAGTCACAAAACACAGTCTTCTGTGGAAGAATTCAGCTGTTCTTGGCTAGGTTATTTCCGCTTTCAGAAAAGTCAG GACTTAATTTGCAGAGCCAGTTTAACCTGGAAAATGTCACTGTCTTCAATACCAATGAACATGAGAGCACTCTAGGACAGAAG cACACCgaggagagagaagaaggaaTGGACGTAGAAGAAGGTGAAATGGGAGATGATGAAGCACCAACAAGTTG ttCCATTCCAATAGATTATAACCTGTATAGAAAATTCTGGTCACTTCAAGATTATTTTAGAAATCCTGTGCAGTGCTATGAGAAGGTCTCATGGAAAACTTTCCTTAAG TACTCAGAAGAAGTTTTGGCTGTTTTCAAAAGTTACAAACTGGACGACACACAGGCTTCCCGAAAAAAGTTAGAAGAACTAAAAACAGGAGGAGAACATGTGTATTTTGCAAAGTTCTTAACTAGTGAAAAG CTGATGGATTTACAGCTGAGTGACAGTAACTTTCGCCGTCACATCTTGTTGCAGTACTTAATACTATTTCAGTACCTAAAAGGACAGGTCAAATTTAAAAG TTCAAACTATGTTCTTACAGATGAGCAGTCACTTTGGATTGAAGATACTACAAAAGCGGTTTACCAG CTTCTTTCAGAAAATCCTCCAGATGGGGAAAGATTCTCGAAGATGGTAGAA CATATattaaatactgaagaaaactgGAACTCATGGAAAAATGAGGGCTGCCCAAGTTTTGTCAAAGAAAG ATCTCAGCCAGAGTTTCAGCTTGG ACCTCCTGATTCTAAGCCAATGAGGCCTGTGAGAAAGCGGCCAGCTCCAGAGGACTTCTTAGGAAAAggaccaaacaaaaaaatccttatgGGGAA TGAGGAACTGACCCGCCTTTGGAATTTATGTCCTGATAACATGGAAGCTTGTAAATCAGAGAGTAG ggaaTATATGCCAACATTGGAGGAATTTTTTGAAGAAGCTATTGAACAAGCAGACCCTGAAAACATGGTTGAAAATAAGTATAA GGCTGTGAACAACTCTAACTATGGCTGGAGAGCACTGAGGCTTCTAGCACGCAGAAGTCCCCACTTCTTCCAGCCAACAAACCAGCAATTCAAGAGTTTACCTGAATATCTAGAAAACATGGTAATCAAATTAGCCAAGGAGCTGCCT CCTccttctgaagaaataaaaacaggcgaggatgaagatgaggaagaTAATGATGCgttattaaaggaaaacaatgaaa GTCCAGATGTGCAGAGGGACAAAGCCATGACGGGCGACCAGATCGAGGCAGTTGCGAACAGGCTTGGGGAGCAGTGGAAGGCCCTGGCCCCCTACTTGGAAATGAAGGATGCTGACATCCGGCAGATCGAGTCAGACAGTGAGGACATGAAGATGAGAGCCAAGCAGCTGCTGGTCGCCTGGCAGGACCAGGAGGGCGCTCATGCCACCCCTGAGAACCTGATTCTGGCGCTGAACAAAGCTGGGTTAGGTGACCTTGCAGAAAGCCTGAGCAACGACACTGAGGGTGGCAGCTAA
- the THOC1 gene encoding THO complex subunit 1 isoform X1 yields the protein MSPPLFSLPEARHRFTTSTREALNVKSIKPLLNAFNQIPGSENEKKCTLDQAFRVIVEEEIINKAPCENLLAIISLAINGVTEGICTASTPFVLLGDVLDCLPLDQCDRIFTFVEKNVATWKSNTFYSAGKNYLLRMCNDLLRRLSKSQNTVFCGRIQLFLARLFPLSEKSGLNLQSQFNLENVTVFNTNEHESTLGQKHTEEREEGMDVEEGEMGDDEAPTSCSIPIDYNLYRKFWSLQDYFRNPVQCYEKVSWKTFLKYSEEVLAVFKSYKLDDTQASRKKLEELKTGGEHVYFAKFLTSEKLMDLQLSDSNFRRHILLQYLILFQYLKGQVKFKSSNYVLTDEQSLWIEDTTKAVYQLLSENPPDGERFSKMVEHILNTEENWNSWKNEGCPSFVKERPPDSKPMRPVRKRPAPEDFLGKGPNKKILMGNEELTRLWNLCPDNMEACKSESREYMPTLEEFFEEAIEQADPENMVENKYKAVNNSNYGWRALRLLARRSPHFFQPTNQQFKSLPEYLENMVIKLAKELPPPSEEIKTGEDEDEEDNDALLKENNESPDVQRDKAMTGDQIEAVANRLGEQWKALAPYLEMKDADIRQIESDSEDMKMRAKQLLVAWQDQEGAHATPENLILALNKAGLGDLAESLSNDTEGGS from the exons ACATCCACCAGAGAGGCCCTGAATGTCAAAAGTATCAAGCCATTATTGAACGCTTTTAACCAGATTCCTGGGAG tgaaaatgaaaagaagtgtACCTTGGATCAAGCTTTTAGAGTTATTGTAGAAGAAGAAATA ATAAACAAAGCTCCATGTGAAAATCTCCTGGCAATTATTTCTCTTGCTATTAATGGAGTCACAGAAG GTATCTGCACTGCATCAACTCCATTTGTGCTTTTGGGGGATGTTCTGGATTGCCTGCCCTTGGATCAGTGTGACAGAATTTTCACTTTTGTGGAGAAGAATGTTGCTACTTGGAAATCA AATACGTTTTACTCTGCAGGGAAAAACTACTTGCTGCGAATGTGCAATG ATCTCCTAAGAAGATTATCTAAGTCACAAAACACAGTCTTCTGTGGAAGAATTCAGCTGTTCTTGGCTAGGTTATTTCCGCTTTCAGAAAAGTCAG GACTTAATTTGCAGAGCCAGTTTAACCTGGAAAATGTCACTGTCTTCAATACCAATGAACATGAGAGCACTCTAGGACAGAAG cACACCgaggagagagaagaaggaaTGGACGTAGAAGAAGGTGAAATGGGAGATGATGAAGCACCAACAAGTTG ttCCATTCCAATAGATTATAACCTGTATAGAAAATTCTGGTCACTTCAAGATTATTTTAGAAATCCTGTGCAGTGCTATGAGAAGGTCTCATGGAAAACTTTCCTTAAG TACTCAGAAGAAGTTTTGGCTGTTTTCAAAAGTTACAAACTGGACGACACACAGGCTTCCCGAAAAAAGTTAGAAGAACTAAAAACAGGAGGAGAACATGTGTATTTTGCAAAGTTCTTAACTAGTGAAAAG CTGATGGATTTACAGCTGAGTGACAGTAACTTTCGCCGTCACATCTTGTTGCAGTACTTAATACTATTTCAGTACCTAAAAGGACAGGTCAAATTTAAAAG TTCAAACTATGTTCTTACAGATGAGCAGTCACTTTGGATTGAAGATACTACAAAAGCGGTTTACCAG CTTCTTTCAGAAAATCCTCCAGATGGGGAAAGATTCTCGAAGATGGTAGAA CATATattaaatactgaagaaaactgGAACTCATGGAAAAATGAGGGCTGCCCAAGTTTTGTCAAAGAAAG ACCTCCTGATTCTAAGCCAATGAGGCCTGTGAGAAAGCGGCCAGCTCCAGAGGACTTCTTAGGAAAAggaccaaacaaaaaaatccttatgGGGAA TGAGGAACTGACCCGCCTTTGGAATTTATGTCCTGATAACATGGAAGCTTGTAAATCAGAGAGTAG ggaaTATATGCCAACATTGGAGGAATTTTTTGAAGAAGCTATTGAACAAGCAGACCCTGAAAACATGGTTGAAAATAAGTATAA GGCTGTGAACAACTCTAACTATGGCTGGAGAGCACTGAGGCTTCTAGCACGCAGAAGTCCCCACTTCTTCCAGCCAACAAACCAGCAATTCAAGAGTTTACCTGAATATCTAGAAAACATGGTAATCAAATTAGCCAAGGAGCTGCCT CCTccttctgaagaaataaaaacaggcgaggatgaagatgaggaagaTAATGATGCgttattaaaggaaaacaatgaaa GTCCAGATGTGCAGAGGGACAAAGCCATGACGGGCGACCAGATCGAGGCAGTTGCGAACAGGCTTGGGGAGCAGTGGAAGGCCCTGGCCCCCTACTTGGAAATGAAGGATGCTGACATCCGGCAGATCGAGTCAGACAGTGAGGACATGAAGATGAGAGCCAAGCAGCTGCTGGTCGCCTGGCAGGACCAGGAGGGCGCTCATGCCACCCCTGAGAACCTGATTCTGGCGCTGAACAAAGCTGGGTTAGGTGACCTTGCAGAAAGCCTGAGCAACGACACTGAGGGTGGCAGCTAA